A DNA window from Onthophagus taurus isolate NC chromosome 1, IU_Otau_3.0, whole genome shotgun sequence contains the following coding sequences:
- the LOC139430993 gene encoding uncharacterized protein, whose amino-acid sequence MPARLNYTNEDYLNLFIIYGECNKVLTRTCDTFAARYPQKRKPSPNTLKQIIYNFKTHGSVKGKVLKKKPIVDNENVEIAVLGYFNAYPTISLRQVSKESGLSKSSIHRILKKHKYHPYSISIVQHLRDTDFARRVNFCEFILTEHYGNNQFLDNIIWSDEAKFTKNGLFNRHNSHYWSDSNPHKFTTSNFQGSWQFNVYCAIRNDRVVALHFYEENLNGERYLNILRNFDTNYLENLPLVELTQIFYQHDGAPPHNGYLVSNFFENIFNGQWIANNGPFLWPPRLPDLSVLDYFIWGTIKNQVYSTTLTTQENCMERVRNAFNNLNPDFLRKATHQQVILRCEKCLEVQGKNFEHLLK is encoded by the exons ATGCCCGCACGTTTAAATTATACTAATGAAGATTATctaaatctatttattatcTATGGAGAATGtaacaaagttttaacaaGAACATGCGATACATTTGCTGCTCGATATCCGCAAAAACGGAAACCATCCCCGAATACcttgaaacaaataatttataacttcaaGACACATGGTTCCGTAAAAGGAAAAGTTCTCAAAAAGAAGCCTATTGTAGATAATGAAAATGTGGAAATCGCTGTTTTAGGATATTTCAATGCATATCCGACAATATCTCTCAGACAAGTTTCAAAAGAATCTGGACTTTCCAAAAGCTCAATCcacagaattttgaaaaaacataAGTATCATCCGTATTCAATTTCCATAGTGCAACATTTAAGAGATACTGACTTCGCAAGAAGAGTGAATTTttgtgaatttattttaactgaaCACTAtggaaataatcaatttttggacAATATTATTTGGTCTGACGAGgcaaaatttaccaaaaatggTTTGTTTAATAGACATAATTCGCATTATTGGAGTGATTCTAATCCTCACAAATTTACGACGAGTAATTTTCAAGGAAGCTGGCAATTCAATGTCTACTGCGCTATAAGAAACGATAGAGTAGTAGCGTTACATTTTTATGAGGAAAATCTAAATg gcgaaagatatttaaacattttacgaaattttgatactaattatttagaaaatttaccTCTGGTTgaattaacacaaattttttaccAACACGATGGAGCGCCTCCGCACAACGGCTATTTAGTTAGCAATTTCttcgaaaatatatttaatggcCAATGGATTGCTAATAATGGACCTTTCTTGTGGCCACCTAGATTACCTGAtttgtcggttttagattACTTTATATGGGGTACTATCAAAAATCAAGTTTATAGCACGACATTGACCACTCAGGAAAATTGTATGGAAAGAGTGCGAAATGCGTTCAATAACTTAAATCCAGATTTTTTGAGAAAGGCTACCCATCAACAAGTCATCTTGCGATgcgaaaaatgtttagaagttcaagggaaaaattttgaacatttattaaagTAG
- the LOC139430994 gene encoding uncharacterized protein: protein MRFIKGNGKEFVPPTVGNWIITLQGFIYIWKIVYNEKFQYLYTRNLNQDAIEIFFGCIRSHGVRNVNPTTNAFTNSFKTLIINNFVSSHSPNANCEEGESEGALNILNAFLNDNVKISIGVEIVDENNCPIKFKETSYSQLNIDSYIAGYLARGLLKKLKNCRACKTFLLTKQSETHHELINARAYNANALLRPNSQYTTLFGKCTQLAHYLLPIMCEKSHVLIRISSEMYKYINIQSSCSVHDLQAIFIEKFLNLYVFTWVKNVNLVLKGQGRRNINDSIKETALDKCNKIKRSLSFINAIINNIKKIKE, encoded by the coding sequence ATGCGTTTTATTAAAGGAAATGGGAAAGAATTTGTGCCTCCAACTGTGGGGAATTGGATAATAACACTCCAaggatttatttatatatggaaaattgtttataacgaGAAATTCCAGTATTTATACACTAGAAATTTAAACCAAGATGccatagaaattttttttgggtgCATACGAAGCCATGGTGTACGAAACGTCAATCCAACAACAAATGCATTTACCAACTCGTTTAAAACgttaataatcaataattttgtttcCTCTCATTCCCCAAATGCAAATTGTGAAGAGGGTGAGAGTGAAGGCGCTCTAAACATCTTAAATGCATTCTTGAATgataatgtgaaaattagCATTGGTGTTGAAATTGTTGATGAAAACAACTGcccaattaaatttaaagaaactaGTTATAGTCAACTAAACATCGACTCTTATATCGCGGGATATTTAGCTAGAGGGTTgctgaagaaattaaaaaattgtcgtgcttgtaaaacatttcttttaacGAAACAAAGTGAGACTCACCATGAGTTAATAAACGCCAGGGCTTATAATGCAAACGCTTTGTTGCGACCAAATTCGCAATATACAACATTATTTGGAAAGTGTACACAATTAGCACATTATTTGTTGCCCATAATGTGTGAAAAAAGTCATGTTTTAATAAGAATATCTTCTGAAATGTATAAGTATATAAATATTCAATCATCGTGTTCTGTTCATGATTTGCAGGctatttttatagaaaagtttttaaatttgtatgtatttacATGGGTGAAAAATGTAAACTTAGTATTAAAAGGGCAGGGCCGACGCAATATAAACGACAGTATTAAAGAAACAGCATTggataaatgcaataaaattaaaagatcgctttcttttataaatgctattataaataatattaaaaaaattaaagaataa
- the LOC111416835 gene encoding protein ABHD13 has product MGSYVRGSKVLHVIKSIMMKIWAYSGIVLFICFIVYYLYGGILAFLLLLFAMTGMVYHAQDHFLYNPDMPSHSRVFVPIPSIYNLPYENLQIKSIDGTMLNMFFIHQPGERQRQSPTVVFFHGNAGNMGHRLQNCAGLYHSLHCNILMVEYRGYGWSEGYPSEEGFYMDARASIDYLYSRNDINHAEIIVFGRSLGGAVAIDLACRAEYANKIWCLIVENTFTSIPDMATVLLQWRLLNYLPFFCYKNKFISIYKAMHLRIPTLFISGLADTLVPPRMMSDLHTRCGSTSKQLLQLISGTHNETWTLPGYYHSLAVFLQNCRLQNRDIRSQYSDKIINEQKATVTPPTDSSIWINSEII; this is encoded by the exons atggGAAGTTATGTAAGGGGTTCAAAAGTACTGCACGTAATAAAGAGtataatgatgaaaatttgGGCCTACTCGGGTATTGTACTCTTTATATGTTTTATCGTTTATTATCTTTATGGTGGAATCTTGGCTTTTCTTCTTCTGTTATTTGCCATGACTGGAATGGTTTATCATGCCCAGGATCACTTTTTGTACAACCCTGACATGCCCAGTCATTCTCGAGTGTTCGTTCCAATACCATCCATCTACAACCTTCCATacgaaaatttacaaataaagaGCATAGATGGTACAATGCTTAACATGTTTTTCATACACCAACCTGGAGAACGACAACGTCAATCGCCTACAGTGGTTTTCTTTCATGGAAATGCTGGTAATATGGGACATCGGCTACAAAATTGTGCAGGACTTTATCATAGTTTGCATTGTAACATTTTAATGGTTGAATATCGTGGTTATGGGTGGTCAGAAGGATATCCTTCGGAAGAAGGTTTCTATATGGATGCTCGAGCTAGCATTGATTATTTGTATTCAAGGAATGATATTAATCATGcagaaattattgtttttggaaGATCTTTAGGTGGTGCTGTAGCAATAGATTTAGCATGTAGAGCTGAATACGCAAACAAAATATGGTGTTTAATTGTTGAGAATACGTTTACAAGTATTCCTGATATGGCTACAGTTTTATTGCAATGGAGATTGCTGAattatttaccatttttttgttataagaaTAAG ttcatatCTATATACAAAGCGATGCATTTACGAATACCAACTTTGTTCATATCAGGTTTAGCAGATACTTTAGTACCACCTAGAATGATGTCGGACCTACATACACGTTGTGGTAGTACATCTAAACAGCTTTTACAACTTATATCAGGGACACATAATGAAACTTGGACTTTGCCAGGTTATTATCATTCTCTAGCggtatttttacaaaattgtaGGTTACAAAATAGAGACATTCGATCACAGTATTCAGATAAAATCATCAACGAACAAAAAGCAACTGTAACACCACCAACTGATTCTAGTATTTGGATTAACAGTGAAATCATTTGA